Proteins from a genomic interval of uncultured Desulfuromusa sp.:
- a CDS encoding ABC transporter permease has translation MKLVIERREISSTLLRFSAPIASIAVALFVAGFLLLASGVSPLAAYREIIIESLGSLYGLSETLVKTTPLIFAGLGVSLAFRMQIWNIGAEGQIYVGAMGATWVALFSGIQNHWLMMTAMFLAAFFCGGLWAGVAGFLRARWQVNEVIVTLLMNYIAILWVDYLIYGPWKDPKGFNFPLTAQFGDAARFAEYFNTRMHSGFFLALFCALILYLFIERTVWGYEIKVIGSNQKAAQYAGMNTGIAIFFVLFLSGAIAGIAGFSEVAGLQHRLQHGISPGYGYTAIIIAWLAKRSAIGVVIVSFLMGVLLVGGDSLQLLWQLPVAFVYAFQGLILFFLLASDFFIIYRIKRVKGVVNA, from the coding sequence ATGAAGCTGGTCATTGAGCGCCGCGAAATTTCTTCTACTTTGCTCCGTTTCAGCGCCCCCATTGCCTCTATTGCTGTTGCCCTTTTTGTCGCCGGTTTTTTGCTGCTCGCCAGCGGTGTAAGCCCATTAGCAGCGTACCGGGAAATCATCATAGAATCCCTTGGCTCACTCTATGGGCTATCAGAAACCCTCGTCAAAACGACGCCCTTGATTTTTGCCGGGCTGGGAGTCAGCCTCGCTTTTCGCATGCAGATCTGGAATATCGGTGCTGAAGGACAAATTTACGTCGGTGCCATGGGGGCAACCTGGGTTGCTCTATTTTCCGGCATTCAAAATCATTGGCTGATGATGACAGCGATGTTTCTTGCTGCATTCTTCTGTGGGGGGCTGTGGGCTGGAGTTGCAGGTTTTTTACGAGCTCGTTGGCAGGTCAATGAAGTTATCGTCACCTTGCTGATGAATTATATCGCTATTCTCTGGGTCGATTACCTGATCTATGGCCCGTGGAAAGATCCCAAAGGATTCAACTTTCCTTTGACAGCGCAATTTGGTGATGCCGCTCGTTTTGCCGAGTATTTCAATACCCGCATGCATAGCGGTTTTTTCCTTGCCCTGTTCTGTGCTCTGATTCTCTACCTGTTCATAGAAAGAACCGTCTGGGGGTATGAGATCAAAGTTATCGGCAGCAATCAGAAAGCCGCTCAATATGCCGGCATGAACACCGGTATTGCCATTTTTTTCGTCCTCTTTCTCAGTGGTGCGATTGCCGGAATTGCCGGTTTCAGCGAGGTTGCCGGACTTCAGCATCGTCTCCAGCACGGGATTTCTCCCGGCTACGGATATACGGCAATCATTATCGCCTGGCTCGCTAAACGCAGCGCCATCGGGGTCGTTATTGTCTCTTTTCTGATGGGCGTTCTTCTCGTTGGTGGTGACAGCCTGCAACTCTTATGGCAGCTCCCTGTTGCGTTTGTTTACGCTTTCCAGGGGCTGATCCTGTTCTTCCTGTTGGCATCTGATTTCTTCATCATTTATCGCATCAAACGGGTTAAGGGAGTCGTCAATGCTTGA
- a CDS encoding ABC transporter ATP-binding protein: MTDFLQIQNIRKTFPGVVALDDVSFSVARAEIHTLLGENGAGKSTLMNVLTGLYHPDRGQISIAEKQVHFTSPRDSLAYGIGMVHQHFMLVPAHSVFENILLALEKVPNFFNRKKYKEKIQTLIDEFDLDLDLDTPVWKLSIGAQQWIELIKLLMRDCQLLILDEPTAVLTPQEADRLFAVLRRLKNQGKSIIFISHKMREVMEISDRVTILKKGCSLETLIRGDFDESRLASLMIGKDKIPQWQKTLQMSDQIVLDIQGLSVRNDRGLSDLDSFSLRLKKGEILGIAGVAGNGQKALAEVLTGLKNTSQGRIMAGDEDITNSNARYSYIAGIAHIPEDRKTIGIAPDMSIDDNLIMKSFKSGLFRNWIFQNKRAIRRNAAEKIAQFAIKTGPDGTPVRYLSGGNIQKVIIARELSEHPSVLVALYPTRGLDIGSAEYVHKVIADGAHRGMSTILIAEDLDELLKLSDRIAVMFRGKLIGYVDPRKTTREEIGLMMSGETPGETT; the protein is encoded by the coding sequence ATGACTGATTTTTTACAGATCCAAAATATCCGCAAAACATTTCCCGGTGTTGTCGCCCTGGACGATGTTTCTTTCTCGGTTGCGCGCGCGGAGATCCATACACTGCTGGGTGAAAATGGAGCTGGGAAAAGTACGCTGATGAATGTTTTGACCGGGCTCTATCACCCTGACCGGGGACAGATCAGCATTGCAGAAAAACAAGTTCATTTCACCAGTCCACGTGACTCCCTTGCTTATGGCATCGGCATGGTCCATCAGCATTTCATGCTCGTGCCGGCCCATTCCGTTTTCGAAAATATCCTTCTCGCTCTGGAAAAAGTTCCCAATTTTTTCAACCGCAAAAAATACAAGGAGAAGATCCAGACATTAATTGATGAGTTTGACCTGGATCTCGATCTGGACACCCCTGTCTGGAAACTCTCCATAGGGGCACAGCAATGGATTGAATTAATCAAACTCTTGATGCGTGACTGCCAGCTGCTCATTCTGGATGAGCCAACCGCTGTCCTCACTCCCCAAGAAGCTGATCGACTCTTTGCTGTTTTAAGGCGATTAAAGAATCAGGGGAAAAGCATCATTTTTATTTCTCATAAAATGCGCGAAGTCATGGAAATTTCTGACCGCGTCACCATCCTTAAAAAGGGTTGCAGCCTGGAAACTCTGATCCGGGGTGATTTCGATGAATCAAGACTGGCTTCGCTGATGATCGGCAAAGACAAAATCCCCCAGTGGCAGAAAACATTACAAATGTCAGACCAGATCGTTCTTGATATCCAGGGGCTGTCAGTTCGTAATGATCGGGGCCTGTCCGATCTTGACAGTTTCAGCCTCCGGTTAAAAAAAGGAGAAATTCTTGGTATTGCCGGAGTTGCAGGCAATGGCCAGAAAGCTTTAGCTGAAGTTTTGACCGGGCTGAAAAACACCAGCCAGGGCCGAATCATGGCCGGGGATGAGGATATTACCAACAGTAACGCCAGATATTCTTATATTGCCGGAATTGCTCATATCCCTGAAGACCGCAAAACTATCGGCATTGCACCGGACATGAGTATTGATGACAACCTGATTATGAAAAGCTTTAAAAGTGGCTTATTCAGAAACTGGATTTTCCAGAACAAACGGGCTATCCGTCGTAATGCAGCAGAAAAGATTGCCCAGTTTGCCATCAAAACAGGCCCTGACGGCACCCCTGTCCGTTACCTGTCCGGTGGAAATATTCAGAAAGTCATTATTGCCCGTGAACTTTCCGAACACCCTTCCGTTCTGGTTGCCCTTTACCCGACACGCGGCCTTGATATCGGTAGCGCTGAATACGTACATAAAGTGATCGCCGATGGTGCTCATCGCGGCATGAGCACCATTTTGATTGCTGAAGATCTGGATGAATTGCTGAAACTCAGCGATAGAATAGCCGTTATGTTTCGTGGCAAGTTGATCGGTTATGTCGATCCACGGAAAACCACGCGAGAAGAGATCGGCCTGATGATGAGTGGTGAAACCCCGGGAGAGACAACATGA
- a CDS encoding BMP family ABC transporter substrate-binding protein, which translates to MKKATLLLLVTLALCFSGNSFAVTPAKEIKAGFVYVGPVGDAGWTYAHDQGRQEMEKLSYVQPSTFIETVPEGAESARVINGLVRKGHNLIFTTSFGYMDATIDVAKRNKDVVFMHCSGFKTAENVGTYFGRMYEPRYLSGIVAGKMTKTNAVGYVAAFPIPEVIRGINAFTLGVQSVNPKAEVKVVWTQTWFDPGVERDAADSLLDVGADVLAMHQDAPATMQAAEARGAYVIGYNSDMRSFAPNAFLTAPIWNWGALYTKLAEEVHNGTWKSEQIWSGMKDDLVRLADFSAKVPTEVQSLVNEKAEAIKAGSLHPFSGPIKDQSGKEVIAAGHTPTDGELLGMNYFVQGVQGTISK; encoded by the coding sequence ATGAAAAAGGCTACTCTGCTTCTGCTGGTCACTCTGGCACTGTGTTTTAGTGGTAATTCTTTCGCTGTGACTCCGGCAAAAGAAATCAAAGCTGGTTTTGTTTATGTTGGACCTGTAGGCGATGCAGGCTGGACCTATGCCCATGACCAGGGACGTCAGGAGATGGAAAAACTCTCTTATGTTCAGCCGTCAACTTTTATCGAGACTGTCCCTGAAGGGGCAGAATCCGCCCGCGTTATCAATGGTCTGGTCCGCAAAGGGCACAATCTCATCTTTACCACCAGTTTTGGCTACATGGATGCAACCATTGATGTTGCCAAGCGCAATAAAGATGTTGTTTTTATGCATTGCTCCGGATTTAAAACCGCAGAAAATGTCGGCACCTATTTTGGTCGGATGTATGAGCCCCGCTACCTCTCTGGAATCGTTGCCGGGAAAATGACCAAAACCAACGCCGTCGGTTATGTCGCAGCGTTTCCGATTCCGGAAGTTATCCGCGGAATTAATGCCTTCACTCTGGGGGTGCAAAGTGTTAATCCAAAAGCAGAAGTCAAAGTTGTCTGGACGCAAACCTGGTTTGATCCAGGTGTCGAACGGGATGCGGCTGACAGTCTCCTGGATGTTGGCGCAGATGTCTTAGCCATGCATCAAGACGCCCCGGCCACGATGCAGGCAGCAGAAGCTCGTGGCGCTTACGTTATCGGCTACAATTCAGATATGCGCAGCTTTGCTCCCAATGCCTTTCTGACAGCTCCGATCTGGAACTGGGGAGCTCTCTACACCAAACTGGCGGAAGAGGTTCACAATGGAACCTGGAAATCCGAACAGATCTGGTCAGGGATGAAGGACGACTTGGTTCGTTTGGCTGATTTCAGTGCCAAGGTTCCCACTGAGGTCCAGTCCCTGGTCAATGAAAAAGCCGAGGCTATTAAAGCAGGTTCTCTCCATCCCTTCTCCGGCCCGATTAAAGATCAAAGCGGAAAAGAAGTGATTGCTGCAGGCCATACTCCCACGGACGGTGAACTCCTCGGCATGAACTATTTTGTTCAGGGCGTTCAGGGTACGATTTCCAAATAA
- a CDS encoding M23 family metallopeptidase — translation MKSIKKLFVLLVVIGLVAAGIFYFRDTKPPLLSLTPGNGPVSKNTKILLSLNDEGMGIKSVEVVVIQGSNQLPLLKRAFSPQTAVADLDLDLSALKLQEGELRIDVTSTDQSIYHFGKGNTINQQFTLTYDSRAPIISLLSKAHNFTKGGSGLATFSLNEKVVSAGVQFADYFFPAYQQESGNYACLFAYPYNVKESDFVPRIVARDLAGNERQLGMYYRANNKKFRQRKINISDKFLSQKAPEFETLAPDIENPLDVFLYINRQVRQQNREKIAELSTQTSPTPLWNGAFMRQPQAASLAQFADHRTYYYNGKEIDKQVHHGQDLASIAQTEIVAENAGEVLWADYMGIYGLCVLIDHGLGLQSLYAHMSQLNVTPGDILTRGQVIGRSGTTGMAGGDHLHLGVFVAGVPVQPIEWWDASWLRNNIDSKL, via the coding sequence TTGAAATCAATTAAAAAACTGTTCGTGTTACTTGTCGTTATTGGCCTGGTAGCGGCCGGAATCTTTTATTTTCGTGACACCAAACCCCCATTGTTAAGCTTAACCCCGGGAAACGGTCCTGTTTCCAAAAATACAAAGATCCTTTTGTCTCTCAACGATGAGGGGATGGGGATCAAAAGTGTCGAAGTGGTCGTCATCCAGGGGAGCAACCAGCTTCCCCTCCTGAAACGCGCTTTTTCACCCCAAACCGCTGTTGCTGATCTGGACCTGGACCTATCTGCATTGAAACTGCAGGAAGGAGAGCTACGGATTGACGTGACCTCAACAGACCAGTCAATTTACCATTTTGGCAAAGGCAACACGATCAATCAGCAATTCACCCTGACCTATGATTCTCGGGCGCCGATCATTTCGCTCCTCAGCAAAGCTCATAATTTCACCAAAGGCGGCAGCGGCTTGGCCACCTTCAGCCTGAATGAAAAAGTTGTCTCTGCCGGAGTTCAATTTGCTGATTATTTTTTCCCGGCATATCAACAGGAGTCGGGGAACTATGCGTGCTTGTTTGCCTATCCTTACAATGTGAAAGAAAGCGATTTTGTTCCCAGAATCGTTGCCCGTGACCTGGCGGGAAATGAGCGTCAACTGGGAATGTATTATCGTGCTAATAATAAAAAATTCCGGCAGCGTAAAATCAATATCTCCGACAAATTTCTTTCCCAGAAAGCGCCGGAATTTGAAACTTTAGCCCCTGATATTGAGAACCCTCTGGATGTTTTTCTTTATATTAATCGGCAAGTTCGTCAACAAAACAGAGAAAAAATAGCTGAGCTCAGTACCCAGACGTCACCAACACCACTCTGGAATGGCGCTTTTATGAGACAACCACAAGCCGCAAGCCTGGCTCAGTTTGCCGATCACCGCACCTATTATTACAATGGCAAAGAAATCGACAAACAGGTTCACCACGGACAAGATCTTGCTTCAATTGCTCAGACAGAAATCGTTGCAGAAAATGCAGGAGAAGTTCTCTGGGCTGATTATATGGGAATCTATGGCCTCTGCGTCCTTATTGATCATGGACTGGGATTGCAGTCTCTCTATGCGCACATGAGTCAGCTCAATGTTACACCGGGAGACATATTAACTCGTGGACAGGTCATTGGTCGAAGTGGGACAACAGGAATGGCGGGGGGAGACCATCTCCACCTTGGTGTTTTTGTCGCCGGCGTTCCAGTACAACCCATCGAATGGTGGGATGCGAGCTGGCTGCGTAACAATATTGACAGTAAACTGTAG
- the lpdA gene encoding dihydrolipoyl dehydrogenase: MSEQIYDLIVIGAGPGGYVAAIRAAQLGFSVAVVEKRSTLGGVCLNEGCIPSKALLESSEHFARIDHELAEHGIEVTGARLDLPKMMSRKENIVKKLTGGIAGLFKKNKIDSFTGQAELLPARDSIHKVKVSGENGPLELSAKALLLATGSEAIELPHLPFNGETTINARDALSLTEVPKRLLVVGGGVIGLELGSVWSRLGSEVTVVEMLPQIVPQADPQVAQTLQRSLKKQGLNILLKTRLDKIETTKNGIVASLTTDKGEQQVTCDKVLVATGRRAHTEGLGLDVVGLTTNKQGQLEVDENYQTAVPGIYAIGDLVPGPMLAHKASEEGVVFAERLAGQKSSINYQIIPAVTYTWPEVSSVGQNEEELKAAEIPYKAGKFFFAASGRALCTGMSEGFIKVLATPDSGRILGIHIVGPQASELIAEAATVLSFGGSIHDLAVTCHAHPTLAETLKEAALAVNQEAIHA; the protein is encoded by the coding sequence ATGTCTGAACAAATATATGATCTGATCGTCATTGGTGCCGGCCCTGGTGGCTACGTTGCTGCCATTCGTGCGGCGCAACTCGGGTTTTCCGTTGCTGTCGTCGAAAAGCGTTCAACTCTGGGAGGAGTCTGCCTGAACGAAGGCTGTATTCCCAGCAAGGCATTGCTTGAATCAAGTGAGCATTTTGCCCGGATTGATCACGAACTGGCAGAGCACGGGATTGAAGTCACCGGAGCCCGACTGGATCTGCCAAAAATGATGTCCCGTAAAGAAAATATTGTCAAAAAACTTACGGGGGGAATTGCCGGATTATTTAAAAAAAATAAAATCGACTCATTTACCGGTCAGGCAGAGTTATTACCTGCTCGTGATTCCATACATAAAGTTAAAGTTTCAGGCGAAAACGGACCTCTGGAACTATCAGCGAAAGCGCTTCTCCTGGCAACGGGCAGCGAAGCGATTGAACTTCCCCACCTCCCCTTCAATGGAGAAACGACGATTAATGCCCGTGATGCACTCAGCTTGACCGAAGTACCAAAGCGGTTACTGGTCGTCGGTGGTGGCGTGATCGGTCTGGAACTGGGTTCTGTCTGGAGCAGGCTGGGTTCCGAAGTTACGGTTGTGGAAATGCTCCCGCAGATCGTCCCTCAAGCTGACCCGCAAGTTGCTCAGACATTGCAACGCAGTCTGAAAAAACAGGGACTGAACATCCTCCTTAAAACCCGGCTGGACAAAATTGAAACAACTAAAAACGGTATTGTTGCAAGCCTGACAACTGACAAGGGAGAGCAGCAGGTCACCTGCGACAAAGTTCTTGTCGCCACAGGACGACGTGCTCACACTGAAGGTCTCGGACTTGACGTCGTTGGATTAACAACAAACAAGCAGGGACAACTGGAGGTTGATGAAAATTACCAAACCGCAGTTCCGGGAATCTATGCTATCGGTGATCTGGTTCCAGGGCCGATGCTGGCACATAAAGCGAGCGAGGAAGGGGTGGTTTTCGCTGAAAGACTGGCTGGACAAAAATCTTCCATCAACTACCAAATCATCCCGGCAGTGACCTACACCTGGCCCGAAGTTTCCTCAGTCGGGCAAAATGAAGAGGAATTAAAAGCAGCGGAAATTCCCTATAAAGCAGGTAAGTTTTTCTTTGCTGCCAGCGGTCGAGCACTTTGTACGGGTATGAGTGAAGGTTTTATAAAGGTTCTGGCAACTCCTGACAGTGGTCGCATTCTCGGAATCCACATTGTCGGCCCACAGGCATCGGAATTAATAGCTGAAGCCGCAACCGTTCTTTCTTTTGGCGGAAGTATTCACGATCTCGCTGTGACCTGTCATGCACATCCAACTCTCGCCGAAACACTCAAAGAAGCAGCTTTGGCGGTTAATCAGGAAGCCATCCATGCTTGA
- the odhB gene encoding 2-oxoglutarate dehydrogenase complex dihydrolipoyllysine-residue succinyltransferase, with the protein MDIIVPQVGESIVEAEIGEWFKKDGEYVNKDDLLMELETEKVNVELNAEASGTLTILVEEGETIKIGAVIGKIDETAAAPEAAEKTETTKETTADVAPAVTPADAPMNPAVPKIAAERGIDPATLKGSGRDGRVLVDDIPAAKAEEKQTTPAASPAAPAIEPTAPAEAAERITRVAMSQFRKKMAEHLLRAKQETAMLTTFNEIDMSRVIELRRRYKEIFQAKHDVGLGFMSFFVKACAEALKDAPEINASIDGNDIIYHNYYDIGVAVGSKRGLVVPVIRDADKLDFAGVEKTIRDLAERAGNGKLTLDELQGGTFTVSNGGVYGSVLSTPLLNPPQCGILGMHGIQERAVVVEGEIVIRPMMNIALSYDHRIIDGQQAVGFLKQVKNYIDNPETLLLKI; encoded by the coding sequence ATGGATATCATAGTACCCCAGGTAGGTGAGTCAATTGTTGAAGCGGAAATCGGTGAATGGTTCAAAAAAGATGGTGAGTATGTCAACAAAGATGATTTGCTCATGGAACTGGAAACGGAAAAAGTCAATGTTGAACTGAATGCTGAAGCGTCCGGAACACTGACTATTCTCGTTGAAGAAGGGGAAACCATAAAGATTGGTGCTGTGATCGGCAAAATTGATGAGACAGCTGCCGCGCCTGAGGCTGCAGAAAAAACAGAGACGACAAAGGAAACGACAGCAGACGTTGCACCGGCGGTCACACCGGCAGATGCACCGATGAATCCAGCCGTCCCCAAAATTGCCGCTGAAAGGGGGATTGATCCTGCGACATTGAAGGGAAGCGGTCGTGATGGCAGAGTTCTTGTTGATGACATTCCGGCGGCAAAAGCAGAAGAAAAACAAACCACTCCGGCAGCATCTCCGGCCGCACCCGCCATTGAGCCAACAGCTCCAGCTGAAGCAGCTGAACGAATCACGCGGGTAGCCATGTCACAATTTCGCAAAAAAATGGCTGAGCATCTTTTACGTGCGAAACAAGAAACAGCCATGCTGACGACCTTTAATGAAATCGACATGAGCCGGGTGATAGAGCTACGCCGCCGCTACAAAGAAATCTTTCAGGCTAAGCACGATGTCGGTCTTGGCTTCATGTCTTTCTTCGTCAAAGCCTGTGCCGAAGCATTAAAAGATGCCCCGGAAATCAACGCGAGTATTGATGGAAACGACATTATCTATCATAACTATTACGATATCGGCGTCGCAGTAGGAAGTAAGCGCGGCCTGGTTGTCCCGGTCATCCGCGATGCTGACAAGCTGGATTTTGCCGGTGTCGAAAAGACCATCCGAGACCTTGCTGAACGGGCCGGCAACGGCAAATTGACTCTCGATGAACTTCAGGGAGGAACGTTTACTGTCAGCAACGGTGGAGTTTATGGTTCCGTTCTCTCCACACCACTCTTGAATCCACCCCAGTGCGGCATTCTCGGAATGCATGGCATTCAAGAACGGGCAGTCGTTGTCGAAGGAGAAATTGTCATTCGTCCCATGATGAATATCGCCCTCAGCTATGACCACCGGATTATTGATGGCCAACAGGCCGTCGGCTTTCTCAAACAAGTCAAAAACTACATTGACAACCCGGAAACCCTGTTGTTGAAAATTTGA
- a CDS encoding thiamine pyrophosphate-dependent enzyme, whose product MSVNNNVSPEWIESQYQIFKDNPTQLSDEWRSFFQGFELGIDNQVSPALDHKPAAVQTMIHRYRDIGHLYACVDPLTPCSLDHPQLQISEFGLEEKDLQRTFATKNFILPEAPLKEIIDVLEQTYCHSLGLEFMHLPILEERKWLQQKAEESRLRTNISREKKLATIKMLLQATKFESFLHRKFVGQKRFSLEGAESTIPLLDHLIEKAAELSLQHVVIGMSHRGRLNVLVNIFKKPLANLFAEFADNAGCQIVGEGDVKYHKGYSTDRCFTDGCVHLSLASNPSHLEAVNPVVEGKCRARQDRIEGDGGQLVMPLLIHGDAAFAGQGVVAETLNLSQLAGYKTGGTLHVVINNQIGFTTMPVDARSTCYSTDIAKMLMAPIFHVHGDDPEALIQAATMAIEFRQKFRKDVVIEVICYRRHGHNEGDEPFFTQPLMYEKIRNHPLTAEIYKTQLLLEGFSTEELEAIESEIDQNLEDALSNEVCPLHEEFMKQWAHISREFSFEPVETAVNQETLQQLSASLTTVPGKFYPPPENYFTP is encoded by the coding sequence ATGAGTGTTAACAACAATGTCAGTCCGGAGTGGATAGAGTCTCAGTATCAGATTTTTAAAGATAATCCCACCCAGCTATCCGACGAGTGGCGATCATTTTTTCAAGGTTTTGAACTGGGAATAGACAATCAGGTTTCTCCGGCTCTGGATCACAAGCCTGCTGCAGTACAGACAATGATCCACCGCTATCGCGACATTGGTCATCTTTATGCGTGCGTTGATCCTTTGACTCCCTGTTCACTTGATCATCCCCAGCTGCAGATTTCTGAATTCGGGTTGGAAGAGAAAGACCTGCAACGCACCTTTGCGACCAAAAATTTTATTCTTCCTGAAGCCCCCCTCAAAGAGATTATAGATGTTCTTGAGCAGACCTATTGTCATTCTCTCGGTTTGGAATTTATGCATCTTCCAATCCTTGAGGAGCGAAAGTGGCTCCAGCAAAAAGCTGAAGAATCCCGGCTACGCACGAATATAAGCCGCGAAAAAAAGCTTGCAACCATCAAGATGCTGCTTCAAGCCACCAAGTTTGAATCCTTCCTGCACCGTAAATTTGTCGGCCAGAAAAGATTTTCTCTGGAGGGTGCGGAGTCAACGATTCCACTCCTGGATCATCTCATTGAAAAAGCCGCCGAACTTTCTTTGCAGCATGTTGTGATCGGCATGTCACACCGGGGACGGCTCAATGTTCTGGTCAATATTTTCAAAAAACCTCTGGCAAACCTCTTTGCAGAGTTTGCCGACAATGCTGGGTGCCAAATTGTCGGTGAGGGGGACGTCAAATATCATAAAGGCTATTCAACCGACCGTTGCTTTACTGATGGCTGCGTGCATCTGTCTCTCGCTTCGAACCCAAGTCACCTGGAGGCAGTCAATCCTGTTGTCGAAGGAAAATGTCGCGCGCGCCAGGACCGCATCGAGGGAGATGGCGGGCAACTGGTCATGCCGCTACTGATTCACGGAGATGCGGCATTTGCAGGTCAGGGAGTTGTGGCTGAAACCCTCAACCTTTCGCAACTGGCCGGATACAAGACCGGTGGTACGTTGCATGTGGTCATCAACAATCAGATTGGATTTACAACGATGCCGGTCGATGCGCGTTCGACCTGTTATTCTACCGATATTGCCAAAATGTTGATGGCGCCGATCTTCCATGTCCATGGTGACGACCCTGAAGCGCTGATTCAGGCTGCGACCATGGCCATCGAATTTCGTCAGAAGTTTCGTAAGGATGTCGTTATTGAGGTCATCTGCTATCGCAGGCATGGACACAACGAGGGAGACGAACCCTTTTTCACCCAACCCCTGATGTACGAAAAAATCCGCAATCATCCATTAACGGCTGAAATCTATAAAACCCAACTGCTTCTTGAGGGGTTTTCAACGGAAGAGCTGGAAGCGATTGAAAGTGAGATTGACCAGAATCTGGAAGATGCTCTCAGCAATGAAGTCTGTCCACTCCATGAAGAGTTCATGAAGCAATGGGCCCACATTTCTCGGGAATTCAGCTTTGAACCGGTCGAAACAGCTGTTAACCAGGAGACACTTCAGCAGTTGAGCGCCTCATTAACCACAGTCCCCGGAAAGTTTTACCCCCCACCGGAAAATTACTTCACTCCTTAA
- a CDS encoding acyl-CoA thioesterase — MMPAERTDMDNFTIVRPEHLNHHGYLFGGVMLKWVDENAWMAASREYSGRNLVTVGMDACRFKHRVENGSILRFHTDKVKQGRTSVTYSVVVFADAPGAPQEKEVFSISVTFVHLNAEGRPSSLDGMGT, encoded by the coding sequence ATGATGCCGGCAGAAAGGACTGACATGGATAACTTTACTATCGTTCGCCCGGAGCATTTAAATCATCATGGTTATCTGTTTGGCGGAGTTATGCTGAAATGGGTCGATGAAAATGCCTGGATGGCTGCATCCAGGGAATATTCCGGTCGCAATCTCGTAACTGTTGGCATGGATGCCTGTCGTTTTAAACATCGTGTTGAAAATGGTTCTATTTTACGGTTTCACACCGATAAAGTTAAGCAGGGCAGAACATCAGTCACCTACAGTGTTGTTGTGTTTGCCGACGCTCCGGGAGCTCCACAGGAAAAAGAAGTTTTCAGCATTTCAGTAACTTTTGTCCATCTGAATGCAGAGGGCCGCCCCAGTAGCCTGGATGGCATGGGAACATAA
- the lipA gene encoding lipoyl synthase has protein sequence MEKNHIRKPDWLKVKFPAGENYTRIDRYHRLNGLNSVCRSAACPNQGECWSQGTATFMILGTICSRHCHFCNVGSGHPSFPDAEEPAKIAKAIYELNLKHAVITTVTRDDLVDGGANQFVDLIKEIRKLTSTCRIELLISDLQGNWDALTSILAEKPDILGHNIETVPRLYPQVRPEAEYQRSLSLLAEAYQYDPEVMTKSGLMLGMGETEEEVLQVMADLRKHHCRLLTLGQYLAPTRNHFPVQRYVTPEEFAGYAEKGLALGFSHVEAGPLVRSSYHAEEQYDAGRKD, from the coding sequence ATGGAAAAAAACCATATTCGCAAACCCGATTGGCTTAAAGTCAAATTTCCCGCCGGTGAAAACTATACCAGGATTGATCGTTACCATCGCCTCAACGGTCTTAATTCTGTCTGTCGGAGTGCGGCCTGTCCAAATCAGGGGGAGTGCTGGAGCCAAGGGACAGCAACTTTTATGATTCTCGGCACGATCTGTAGTCGTCACTGCCACTTTTGCAATGTTGGCAGTGGACATCCCAGCTTTCCAGATGCTGAAGAACCTGCCAAGATAGCCAAAGCGATTTATGAGTTGAACCTCAAGCATGCAGTCATCACCACGGTGACCCGTGACGATCTGGTCGATGGTGGCGCAAACCAATTTGTCGATTTGATCAAAGAGATCCGCAAGTTGACCAGCACATGTCGAATTGAGTTGCTAATTTCCGACCTCCAGGGAAACTGGGACGCCCTGACAAGCATTCTTGCAGAAAAGCCGGATATCCTTGGTCATAATATTGAAACGGTTCCCCGACTTTATCCCCAGGTAAGGCCGGAGGCTGAATACCAGCGCAGTTTGTCTCTCCTTGCAGAAGCTTATCAATATGACCCGGAAGTGATGACCAAATCGGGGCTGATGCTGGGAATGGGGGAAACTGAGGAAGAAGTTCTTCAGGTCATGGCTGATCTTCGGAAGCACCATTGCCGGTTGTTGACCTTGGGCCAGTACCTGGCTCCAACACGCAACCATTTTCCGGTACAACGTTACGTGACTCCGGAAGAATTCGCCGGCTATGCCGAAAAAGGTCTTGCCCTGGGGTTCTCCCACGTTGAAGCAGGACCATTGGTTCGATCTTCTTATCATGCGGAAGAACAGTATGATGCCGGCAGAAAGGACTGA
- a CDS encoding rubredoxin, producing the protein MQKYVCIVCGYIYDPAIGDPDNGIEAGTSFADIPEDWVCPLCGVAKSDFEPA; encoded by the coding sequence ATGCAAAAATATGTATGTATTGTCTGTGGTTATATTTACGATCCAGCTATAGGTGATCCTGATAACGGTATTGAGGCAGGAACCAGCTTTGCAGATATTCCGGAAGATTGGGTCTGTCCACTCTGTGGTGTTGCTAAATCAGACTTTGAACCAGCTTAA